The Verrucomicrobium spinosum DSM 4136 = JCM 18804 DNA segment AGGAATCAGCAAGCAGGGTGGAGAGGGCGGCTGTCACTGCGCTCTGGGTTTTACCGGGAGAAGTTTTCGTGGTGCTCATATAGCTAAATACGTTATTGAGAAAGTAGGTGGTTGTTGAGAATGGTGCAACCGATGATTTCGCTGTAACTTGCTGGAATCTGAATTAGGATTGAGAATCTATGTCAAGAACACTGTGCGACTGGAGCAAGAAGGATATTCAGCGGCATGCCGATGAGCTGCTGGAGATTGTCTCGCCCCAGCTTTACCTCTGTGAGAAGTGCGCCCGCACGGCATGCGATGACCGGTACCTGTGCCGGGGGGTGGAGATTGCCAAGCTGCGTCGCCGCCATGAACGTGAACTGGCGCATCAGGGGCATGATGATTGACGGGTCGTGTTGTTGAGGTGAGATGTATCAACAGATTGATTGAAGAACTGGAAGAGTGGTTTCCCAAAGGAGCAGTGATCCGGTAATGTTGTTTCCTGAAGATGAACCGGTTGTGGCGCAGCCTGTTGCAACAGAGCTCCCGGTGAAAGAGTTCGAGGGTCTTATGGCGCGACCGGGCCCGGTGCTTGCGCTGGCCCCCATGCAGGATGTGACGGATCTGCCCTTCTGGAGGCTCATGGCGGACTATGGTGGTGCGGATCTCTACTATACCGAGTACTTCCGGGTCCATGCGGACTCCAATCTTGAGAAGCCGATTCTGCGGTCCGTGACGGAGAATCCCACGGGACGCCCTGTGGCGGCGCAGATGATCGGAAACGACATCGCCTCGCTCGTGCGCACCGCACGGGAGTTGCAGGAGCATCCCATTGCCGCTGTGGATCTGAATCTGGGCTGTCCGGCCCCGGTGGTGTACAAGAAGTGTGCCGGGGGCGGTCTGCTGCGGGATCCGCGTCATGTGGATGCCATTCTGGGGGCGCTCAGGGATGCAGTGGTGAAGTGCAAGTTCACGGTGAAGACGCGCATTGGCTTCGATGACGCTGGCGTGTTCGAGCAATTCCTCCCCCTCTTCGCAAAGCACGACATTGACCTTCTGACCGTGCATGGTCGTACCGTGGCGGAAATGTACCGGAGCGAGGTGCACTACGACTTTATCGCCCGTGCTGTGGAGGCGATGAAGTGCCCAGTGCTGGCCAACGGCAATGTCTCGTCAGCAGCGAAGGCTGAGGAGATTCTCCAGTTGACGGGAGCCCGCGGCCTGATGATCGGGCGCGGGGCGATCCGCAATCCGTGGATGTTCCGGCAGATCCGCCAGCATCTTGCCAGGCAGCCGGTCATCGTACCAAGAGGGGGGGAGGTGCTGGACTACATTCATCGCCTCTATGAGGCTGTGACCAGCCCGGAGGTGCCGGAGACGTTGCAGGTACAGAAGATGAAAAAGTACCTGAACTTCCTCGGCCTGGGGGTTGAGCCGACTGGAGCATTTCTGCATGCCATGCGACGCACCAAGACCAAGGCGGAGCTTTTCTCCGTGTGTGCGAGCCACCTGGAGCACGAGGAACCGATGGCGCTGGAGCCCTTTAGTCTGGAACTCAAGGCCACCGACGTGATGGCCGGGGCGCATTTATAGGAAATCTCAGTACCACTTGCCGGGTTGGTGGCTCTTTGACAAGGCGGCCTTGCTTCACAGAGTGGGAGGCATGCATCACCTGTACCGCTTCCTGGTTCTCCCGATTCTCCTGGGGGCCTCGCCAATTGTGGCCGGGGCCGAGTTTCACGTTTCGCCCTCGGGCCTGGACACGGCGGCGGGCACGGAGGACGCTCCCTTTGCGACCCTGATCCGGGCGAGGGATGCCATCCGGGAGCTTCGCAAGAAAGCCGGGCTCAAGGAGCCGGGCCGGGTGGTGGTGCATGAGGGGATCTACGAAATGCAGCAGCCGCTGGAAATGGACGTGGTGGACGGACGGTCTGACGGCCAGCCAGTGACCTGGGAAGCCGCGCCGGGGGCAAAGCCCAAGTTTATCGGGGCGCGAAAGGTGTCGGGCTGGACGCCACATGAGGGCAACATCCTCAAGGCAGACGTCGCCAGTCTGAACTTGAGCAAACTTCAGATCCGGCAGTTGCTGCTGGATGGTGAGCGCCAGCCGCTGGCGCGCTATCCCAACTTTGACCCTGCCAATCCGCTCTACGGTGGCTGGGCGTTTCTCACCGAACTGCCGGAAGGGGCCAGTGAGGGGCATGTGTGGAAACGGGAAGGCTATGTGAAGGAGGCGGACGTGCGCAAGTGGTCCCGGCCGGAGGAGGTGGAGCTCTTCATCTTCGCCCAGTACGGGTGGTGGAATTTCATTGAACCGGTGAAGTCGCTGGATCCGGTGACTCGCAAGCTGACACTGGCCAAAGACTGCGGGTATGACCTGCACCCGCACAATCGCTACTTCTTCCAGAATGCACTGGAGGAGCTGGATGCCCCTGGCGAGTGGTATCTGGACCAGAAGAGCGCCACGCTGTACTTCTGGCCGCCCAAGCCGCTGGATCAGGCAGACGTTCGGATTCCGGTGGTGGAGAGCTTCATACGCATGCGTGCCGGGGTGAAGGGCATCACCGTGCGCGGGCTGTCCTTCCTGGGCTGCAATGGCACGGCGGTCACCATGGAAGGCACGGAAGACTGCCTCGTGACCCAGTGCGTCATTGAGCACTGCGGCAGCATGCGTGGCTCCGGAGTAAGTCTGCAGGGTGGCAAAAACAACCGGGTGGAGCGCAATGAGATTTCCCATATTGGCAACACCGGCGTGGGCGTGGGGGGCGGGGATCGCAAGACGCTGGTGCCGGCCAACAACGTGGTGACAAACAACCACATCCATCATGTGGGCGTCATCAACAAGAATGCCGCAGGGGTGGGTCTGGGTGGGGTGGGGAATGTCGTGACGCACAACCTGATCCACGACGGTCCGCGCATGGGCGTGCAGTTCAGTGGAAACAACCTGGTCATCGAGTGCAACCATATTCACCACGTGATGCTGGAGACCCAGGATGGGGGCGGCGTGTACACCGGTGGGCGTGACTGGATCAGCTCCCGGGGCACAAGCCTGAAGTACAACTTCATCCATGACATCGTGGGCGTGGGGCAGGAGTCTGCCGGGCTCAAAGTGCCGTTCTTCGCCTGGGGCATCTATATGGACGACAATGCCGGTGGACTGGACATTGTGGGCAACATCGTGGCCCGCTGCTCCCGCGCAGCCATTCATCTGCACAATGGGCGGGATCACCACATCCTGAACAACATCTTTGTGGACGGGGGTGAACGGCAGATTGAGTTCAACGGCTGGCGGCCTGAGCACAGTTACATCAAAAACCACCTGACCACCATGGTCGAGGGATGGTCCAGTGTGAAAGACCTGCCCGCATGGAAGGGGATGCGCGGCATGGACATCGATCCGCGGAACGCCTTCTTCCCTGACCAGACGATGATGAGCGGCAATGTCATAGAGCGAAACATCGTGGTCTGGAGCAAGCCGGAACTGCGCTATGTGGATGCCCGTAATTGCCTGCCGGAGCACAATCTCTGCGACTACAACCTGGCTTGGAATGGCGGTCAACCGATCCGCACGGCGGTCTCCAAAGTGGGCCCCGATCAGGGCGATGACCTGCTGGCTGGAGCAGGCAGCTTTCAGGGTGTTGCTGAGGGTGCCACCCCCAAGGGCTGGGGATGGAACCACAAGCCTCTCAAAGAGTTGAAATCTGCGGTGCAGGGTGGGGTGCTGATGACGGATGGGGCGGTCAGCAAGGATCCAAAAAACCCCCACAGCGTGATTCACAGTCCCTTCGTGCCCTTCAAGGCGGGAGCTTCCTTTCGCGCCCGGTTGAAGGTGCGCTCCACCAAGCCGGAGGCCAAGGTTTCGGCCGCGTTCATGATGTTCGTAGCTGGCAAGGGCTACTGGGAAGGGGCGCGTACGGAGATCCACCTCACGCCCGAGTGGCAGGAGGTGGAAGTGACCGGGGCCATGCCCCGTGAGACCGATGGAAAGTGGAAAGACTGGATGAGCCAGTTTTGTGTGAGATTCGACTTCCCCGTGGAAGGGGCAGTGCTGGAACTCAAGGATCTCAGCATTCGTGAGGCGGGTCCCATGGACGAATGGAGCGCCTGGCAGAGCGAAGGCTGGGACATGCACTCACTGGTGGCGGATCCGCGCTTTGTGGACGCCGCCAGGGATGACTACCGGCTCAAGCCAGAGTCCCCAGCCTTCAAGCTCGGCTTCAAGGCACTCCCCTTGCAGAAGATCGGGGTGGTGGCGGAGGGAGAGGAGAATTAGGAATAGCAGCTGGGGGAGGTCGGATTCGGACCATGGTCAGCATGGCGACTGAGTCGGCAGAGAGCCTTTGGCGATGTTTCAGCGTGGTCCAACGGTCCCCGTCGGGGAAGTGAACGGAGGGGGATCGCATGGAAGTATTGGGGACGTGCTGGCCGTCCCAAGGCCTTCGGTCCCAAGGCACTCCTAGGACCACAGCAGATCCTGGCATCCCCTGACGCACCCACCTCTGGACTCACGCTAACCCTTTGGTGGTACGGCTTTTCTCGAAACGATAAACATTGCTTGCTAAATAGAGGCGATATGCAAATTATGAATAGTCCAATTTCTTATGCGAGTTTCCCCCCCACTCGTCACTAGCTCTTTGCCCAGATCATGAGAAATCTTCTGTCTGTCGTCGCTGCGTTGGTAGGATTTGCAGGAGTTGGCATGGCGCAGGTGCCCGCGAATGATGTCAATCCTCCGGCGGGAAGCCTGAAGGCAGCGGAGAGGCTGGCTGAGGTAATGAATCTGAAGGGGCAGATGGGGGGCGGCTTTGAAGCACTCATGCCGATGATCAAGGGCATGGCGGACAGCATGATGATGGCACCAGAGGAGCGGAAGGCCCTGGAGAGCACCTTTCGCGACTGGTACTTGGAGGACTTCGACCACGCCAAGATTCTGACAGAGACGATCAAACTTTACGCGAGCACTTTCTCTGAAGAGGAGTTGATCGTCCTGGCGGAGTTCTACAGCACGCCAGCTGGGCGGAAGGCACTGATTGTCATGCCGGAACTCATGAAACGCAGTGTCGTGATGGCGGCTGCGGAAAGCCAGGCCAAGCGGGAGCAGTTGAAGGTGCGCCTGGACCGACTTTTCACCGAGAAAGTGAGTCTGGCTCTGGAGCCCAAGGCGGGGCAGCGTGGGAGCTGACAGGCGGCAGGACGATTGCCGGCAATCAGTGCTTGTCAGGCTGGGGTGGGCAACGGCAAGATGAACGCGGAATTTTTCCGCTCACTCACGTTCTCCCTTATCCTGCCGGCTCCAGTGCCAACTGGGTCGCACTCAAGCTTATGAAAATGCTGCTTCCACTCGTTGCCATCGTGCTCGCATTCACCTCTGCCAACGGGCAAGAGCCAACGTCCGGTGCCCTGAAGGCTGCGGAGAAGCTGGCGGAGGTCATTGATCTGAAGGCTCAGATGTCGAGCGGCTTCGAGGCGATGATGCCGATGATCAACAATATGTCGGAAAAGATGAAGCTGAATCCGACGGACTCCAAGGAATTGGAGGGGATCTTCCGCTCATGGTTCATGGAGGACTTCGACCACGCCAAGATCTTCTCCGAGACCATCAAGCTCTATGCGGAGAATTTTACCGAGGAGGAGCTTACCGGACTGACTGCCTTCTATGAAAGCCCCTTGGGCCGCAAGTCCCTCACAGCGCTGCCCCAGTTGATGAGGAAAGGGGCGCAGCTCGGTATGGCAGAGGGGCAGGCCAAGCAGGAAAAGCTGCGCGCCCGGCTGGAGCCCTTTTTCAAAAAGCACGCTCCTTCAGGAAATCCCTGAGTGTGAAGTCTCTGGGGGGCAAAAAAGTTCGGCACCCATCGACAGGGGGAGGCGTACACCCTAAGCGCCTCCTTCTCGCAAACCCCTCCGCATGTCCAAACCCCCGCTTCCGGAGCGCCCCTTGCTGCTCCTTCTTGCTGCCGTCCAGTTCACGCACATCCTGGACTTCATGGTCATGATGCCGCTGGGGCCGCAGTTGATGAGACTGTTTCAGATCCTGCCTCACCAGTTCAGCAATCTGGTGGCTTCCTACACGTTCAGTGCGGCGGTGGCGGGGCTACTTGGTGCATTTCTGGTGGATCGATTTGACCGGAAGGTGGCCCTGCTCTTCTGCTATGCCGGATTTCTGTTGGGGACGTTGGCCTGTGCATTGTCGCCCACCTATGAAACGCTGCTCATGGCACGCATCGTGAGCGGGGCCTTTGGAGGAGTGTCAGGGGCGATGGTATTGACAATCGTGGGCGACATCGTGCCGCTGGAACGGAGGGCTTCGGCCATGGGTATCATCATGTCCTCCTTTGCGCTGGCCTCCATCCTGGGGGTGCCGGTTGGTCTCTGGCTGGCGGCGGTGTGGAGCTGGCATGCCCCGTTCCTCATTGTGGTGGCAATGGGCTCGGTGGTGTGGTTGGTGACGTTGCTGCGTTTTCCCAATCTCCGTGGGCATCTGGCCGCAGCGGGGCAGCACACCAAGCAGGCCATTGCGGGCCTGTTTGAGTTGCTGACGAATCGCAACACCCTCACCGCTCTGGGATTTATGATGGTGATGGTGTTCGGCCACTTCGTTATCATTCCCTTCTTAAGCCCTAGCATGGTGGCCAATGCGGGGCTGGCAGAGAAGGATCTGTCCTACTTTTACCTGGCAGGGGGTGTCGCCAGCTTTCTGACGTCGCCGGTGGTAGGACGAATGGCGGATCGCTATGGCCGTCTGCGGCTTTTTGCGATCATGATCGTGGGAGCGCTGCTGCCGGTGTACCTCATTGCGAATCAAGGGCCGTCTCATCTGGCGGTTATCATGTTGGTAGCGGCGCTCTTTTTTGTGTTCGGCGGCGGTCGGTTCATTCCGGGCCAGGCGATCGTGACCTCAGCGGTGCCAGCGCGTCTGCGCGGCAGCTTTATGAGCCTGAACAGCAGCGTACGCGACCTCGCGGCCGGGGCGGCTTCCATGCTGGGGGGGCACATCGTGGTAAAGGACGCGCTCACCGGCAAGCTCCTCCACTTTCCCACGCTGGGATGGATCGCGATCGCGGCCAGCCTGGCCAGTGTGGCGCTGGCTTCTCGTGTGAAGGCGGTGGCCTAGCCATGGCCCCACCTTTGGTCATGACTGTTCTGTGCATAGTGTCTTGAAGATGATGCCGGTGTAACTGCGTCATCCAAGACGCTGCCACAAAGGGTGCTTGCAACTTCGCAAGGCCGAGTTCGGCTGGATGAACGATCTTTCAGAAAGGGGATGAGCCCGCATAGGTCTCACTCTGCTGAGAAGAGCGCATTCGGTTGGTGGATTTAATTGTCGTTTCTCCTGATCATGGAACTTAACGTTCAACAGCGTCGCGGCTTTTACGCAGGGGACGCCATTCAACGCCGGATCGGGGAGTTTCTCGGCGGAAGGTTCCCAGATGGGGGGACTGCCGTGTACTTCGCGCCCGGCACGGAGTCTGAGTCGATGTATCGGCGGCGGTATCCGTTGAAGGAACTGCCCGGCTGGCTGAACGGGGGATCTGAGATCAATCGTTCCCTCTGGGATCACGAGTATCTCCTGGCCCATCTGGACATTGAGTACGTGAACTTCGACCGGCCTGGGGAGATTTACCTCGATCCGGAACGCGGCTTTTCCCTGCAACAGCCTGTGCAGCGTGCGGTGAAGGACATTCTTTTCTCTTACGGCATCCGTCCGCTGCATTTGCTGACCGGGCGGGGGCACCATTTTGTGTGGCAGGTGCGCAGGGAGAGCGAGGTTTTTCAGAAGCTGGCCGGGTTTGGCCGGCTTTCCGACACGCTTGAGCGGCTCTATGAAAACTCGCCCGCGCCCACTGGGGAGCTCGTGGAGCCTGAACTGGGGAAGGCCTTTGCCGGTCTGGGGTTGGTGATGGAGTATCTGGCCCATCAAGTGAAGACGGTGGCGGCGGGGGAATGCGAGATCCCGGTGGAGATGGCGGCAATAGAAGTGGGCGCGGATGATCATGGCCGTGAGATGGTATCGGTGGACATCACAGAGTATGCCGATCCGCTCATCGCAAGGGCGGTGAGGGTGCCGTTCAGTGTTTACCTCAAACCGCGACAGCAGACGTGGAAGCTGGGCTCGGAGGCGGTGGACAGCATGCCTCCCATCTTCAGCATTCCCATGCCAGCCGGCGTGCGGCTGGGGCGGGCCTTGCAGATGATGCGGGAGGTGGGAAAAGTGAACCGGCTGGCGGAGAGATCTTCCACCCGCATCCCGGATGCTTCAGAAGCCATGGAGCGCCTGGTGGAGGACTATGCGGTCTCAAGGTTGAGGAAATTTCACGACTGGTTTTATGAGGCCGAGCATGATCCGGCAGACAGATGGCCGGAAACCTATGACCGGACAGATCTTTCTGAAGTGCCGCCATGTGTGCGGCTCATCCTGGAGAAGCCCAACGACCTGCTGCTGCGCCCGGCCTGTGCAGAAAGGGTGGTACGAGTGATGCTGGCCCTGGGCTGGCATCCCAGGCACATCGGTGGACTTATCCGCTCCAAGTATGAGCGTGAGCATCATGAGTGGGGGGAGCAGTGGTTTCTGTGTGACCCCGCGACGCGTGCGGACTTCTACGCCCGGCTCTTCAGCGGTCTCTTTGCCACAGGGGTCGATGACTTGGTGGACTTCAACTGCCGCTCCGCCCAGGAGGAGAATCTTTGCCTGGTGGCAGATTGCGGGCATGATATCGGGCGGTTCCGGGAATCACTTTTACACAGGAGGCAACATGAGAGACTGGGCCATCGGCCTTTCCACGGGCTGTTTCTACCAGAAGAGCATCTTTGACTGTCTGGAAACGATTGGCTCCGGAGGGTTCAACCTCGTGGAGATCTGCTCGTTTCCTGCGCATTTGAACTACCACGATACGGGTGCGGTACACCGGGCTGCCGAGAGAATGGCAGACCTCGGGATCGAGGCGTACTCGTTCCACGCCCCCTTTGCCGACCACATCGACATTACCTCCCTTGACGCGCAACGACGTGAGCAAGGGGTGAAGGAGGTACTGGTGGCCGCAGAAGCCGCCGCCGTGCTTCGAGCGCGGCATTTTGTGATTCATCCCGGGCCAGAGCACGCGCTCTATCCTACAGGGGACGAGCGATGGTGGCGGCTTGAGCACGTGGCCCGTTCTCTCAGCGCCATTGCCACCCGTTGCCAGGAGCTGGGGGTGTTGTGTGTCCTGGAGAACAAATTGTCCCACCTGCTGTTCGGCAACATCCCAGATATGATGTGGATCCTCGGTGCCATGACGACCACGCACGTCGGTGTGTGCCTCGACACCGGGCACGCCTACCTTGCCCGCAATCTGGACAGCGCCATGCACAAGCTCGCCGGCTATTTAAAGATGATGCATGCCAGCGACAATGCGGGCCACCATGACGACCACCTGCCTCCCGGAGAGGGTCACATCGACTGGGTTAACGTCCTGAGGAAGCTTGATGACAGCGGCTTTCAGGGCTCGATCATGTTGGAGATCGCGGGAAGAGGCGAACCGCATGAGGTGATGGCCGCAGCGCGGAAGGCCCGGAGGTATTTGCGGGATCAGGAGAGGAAATTGTAGACAGGATTAACAAGATTTCTGACAGATTTACAAGATGGGCCGGCTGGCGGGTGCTTCCACCCGCTGGCCGCTAAGCCAACTCCGGCAACGCTGAGTCCGCGTCGCCGAACTTGTGCATCTTCATGCCCATGCGTTCCATGACGGAGAGGTGCAGGCGGCAGAGCTTGCGGTTCTCGTTCTGGCTGTAGTCGAGCATGCGACCGCCGCGGATGGTGCCGCCACCGCCACCGGCGAGAAGCACGGGGAGCTGGCGGGAGTCGTGGGCATTGCCGTCCCAGAGGCTGGAGCAGAAGAGAATCATGCTGTTGTCCAGCAGCGAGCGTTCACCTTCGTTGGTGGCATCCATCTTCTGGAGGGTCTCGCACATGAGCTGCATGTGGTACTCGTTCACCTTCTGGTACATGGCCAGCCGTTCTGGATCGTTGGCGTGGTGGGAGAGTTCATGCTGGCCGCCCTTGATGCCGCCCAGGAAACCGAAGTTCATCTGGGAAAGGTCATTGTTGAGCATCATGGTGGCGATGCGGGTGCGGTCCATCTGGAGGGCCAGCACCATGATATCCAGCTGGAGGCGCAAGTGATCGCGCACGTCAGCAGGGATGCCTGCGGCGGGGCGGGCAAAAGTGGGGGACTTGATGGCAGGTGACCAGCCATTGCCGTCGGTTTCCTTTTTGCTGAAGGCGTCGGCCTTTTCGATCCGTTGCTCCAGTTCGCGCACGGAGGTGAAGTACTCGTCGAGCTTCAGGGCATCGCGGCGGCTCACTTTGTTGCGCAGGCTGTTGGCATCGCCGAGCACGAGGTCGAGCACGCTCTTGTCACGCTTGCGCTTGGAGCCGTCGTCAAAGAGCTGGTCGAAGGCCTGCTGGGGATAGATTTCCTTGGGTGCGGGTGCAGTGGGGCTGCTCCAGGAAATGTAGGCGGAGTAGATGGAGGTGTAGCCGCTGT contains these protein-coding regions:
- a CDS encoding sugar phosphate isomerase/epimerase family protein; its protein translation is MRDWAIGLSTGCFYQKSIFDCLETIGSGGFNLVEICSFPAHLNYHDTGAVHRAAERMADLGIEAYSFHAPFADHIDITSLDAQRREQGVKEVLVAAEAAAVLRARHFVIHPGPEHALYPTGDERWWRLEHVARSLSAIATRCQELGVLCVLENKLSHLLFGNIPDMMWILGAMTTTHVGVCLDTGHAYLARNLDSAMHKLAGYLKMMHASDNAGHHDDHLPPGEGHIDWVNVLRKLDDSGFQGSIMLEIAGRGEPHEVMAAARKARRYLRDQERKL
- a CDS encoding DUF2059 domain-containing protein produces the protein MKMLLPLVAIVLAFTSANGQEPTSGALKAAEKLAEVIDLKAQMSSGFEAMMPMINNMSEKMKLNPTDSKELEGIFRSWFMEDFDHAKIFSETIKLYAENFTEEELTGLTAFYESPLGRKSLTALPQLMRKGAQLGMAEGQAKQEKLRARLEPFFKKHAPSGNP
- a CDS encoding DUF2059 domain-containing protein yields the protein MRNLLSVVAALVGFAGVGMAQVPANDVNPPAGSLKAAERLAEVMNLKGQMGGGFEALMPMIKGMADSMMMAPEERKALESTFRDWYLEDFDHAKILTETIKLYASTFSEEELIVLAEFYSTPAGRKALIVMPELMKRSVVMAAAESQAKREQLKVRLDRLFTEKVSLALEPKAGQRGS
- a CDS encoding right-handed parallel beta-helix repeat-containing protein yields the protein MHHLYRFLVLPILLGASPIVAGAEFHVSPSGLDTAAGTEDAPFATLIRARDAIRELRKKAGLKEPGRVVVHEGIYEMQQPLEMDVVDGRSDGQPVTWEAAPGAKPKFIGARKVSGWTPHEGNILKADVASLNLSKLQIRQLLLDGERQPLARYPNFDPANPLYGGWAFLTELPEGASEGHVWKREGYVKEADVRKWSRPEEVELFIFAQYGWWNFIEPVKSLDPVTRKLTLAKDCGYDLHPHNRYFFQNALEELDAPGEWYLDQKSATLYFWPPKPLDQADVRIPVVESFIRMRAGVKGITVRGLSFLGCNGTAVTMEGTEDCLVTQCVIEHCGSMRGSGVSLQGGKNNRVERNEISHIGNTGVGVGGGDRKTLVPANNVVTNNHIHHVGVINKNAAGVGLGGVGNVVTHNLIHDGPRMGVQFSGNNLVIECNHIHHVMLETQDGGGVYTGGRDWISSRGTSLKYNFIHDIVGVGQESAGLKVPFFAWGIYMDDNAGGLDIVGNIVARCSRAAIHLHNGRDHHILNNIFVDGGERQIEFNGWRPEHSYIKNHLTTMVEGWSSVKDLPAWKGMRGMDIDPRNAFFPDQTMMSGNVIERNIVVWSKPELRYVDARNCLPEHNLCDYNLAWNGGQPIRTAVSKVGPDQGDDLLAGAGSFQGVAEGATPKGWGWNHKPLKELKSAVQGGVLMTDGAVSKDPKNPHSVIHSPFVPFKAGASFRARLKVRSTKPEAKVSAAFMMFVAGKGYWEGARTEIHLTPEWQEVEVTGAMPRETDGKWKDWMSQFCVRFDFPVEGAVLELKDLSIREAGPMDEWSAWQSEGWDMHSLVADPRFVDAARDDYRLKPESPAFKLGFKALPLQKIGVVAEGEEN
- a CDS encoding DUF1552 domain-containing protein is translated as MSSFNTRPVSRSSGLSRRHFLRGAGVALGLPWLESMNAWGSATPSAKGAPRRFAAMFMGNGVNPHHWGATNGPGGMELMKTLSPLAPVKDKLLVFKGLWNPTTVAGPGGHYPKMNVLSGLTVKQTTTDVQVGTTMDQLMAQELGKNTPVSSIVLGTEGPKYSTDSGYTSIYSAYISWSSPTAPAPKEIYPQQAFDQLFDDGSKRKRDKSVLDLVLGDANSLRNKVSRRDALKLDEYFTSVRELEQRIEKADAFSKKETDGNGWSPAIKSPTFARPAAGIPADVRDHLRLQLDIMVLALQMDRTRIATMMLNNDLSQMNFGFLGGIKGGQHELSHHANDPERLAMYQKVNEYHMQLMCETLQKMDATNEGERSLLDNSMILFCSSLWDGNAHDSRQLPVLLAGGGGGTIRGGRMLDYSQNENRKLCRLHLSVMERMGMKMHKFGDADSALPELA
- a CDS encoding tRNA dihydrouridine synthase, with amino-acid sequence MLFPEDEPVVAQPVATELPVKEFEGLMARPGPVLALAPMQDVTDLPFWRLMADYGGADLYYTEYFRVHADSNLEKPILRSVTENPTGRPVAAQMIGNDIASLVRTARELQEHPIAAVDLNLGCPAPVVYKKCAGGGLLRDPRHVDAILGALRDAVVKCKFTVKTRIGFDDAGVFEQFLPLFAKHDIDLLTVHGRTVAEMYRSEVHYDFIARAVEAMKCPVLANGNVSSAAKAEEILQLTGARGLMIGRGAIRNPWMFRQIRQHLARQPVIVPRGGEVLDYIHRLYEAVTSPEVPETLQVQKMKKYLNFLGLGVEPTGAFLHAMRRTKTKAELFSVCASHLEHEEPMALEPFSLELKATDVMAGAHL
- a CDS encoding MFS transporter, whose protein sequence is MSKPPLPERPLLLLLAAVQFTHILDFMVMMPLGPQLMRLFQILPHQFSNLVASYTFSAAVAGLLGAFLVDRFDRKVALLFCYAGFLLGTLACALSPTYETLLMARIVSGAFGGVSGAMVLTIVGDIVPLERRASAMGIIMSSFALASILGVPVGLWLAAVWSWHAPFLIVVAMGSVVWLVTLLRFPNLRGHLAAAGQHTKQAIAGLFELLTNRNTLTALGFMMVMVFGHFVIIPFLSPSMVANAGLAEKDLSYFYLAGGVASFLTSPVVGRMADRYGRLRLFAIMIVGALLPVYLIANQGPSHLAVIMLVAALFFVFGGGRFIPGQAIVTSAVPARLRGSFMSLNSSVRDLAAGAASMLGGHIVVKDALTGKLLHFPTLGWIAIAASLASVALASRVKAVA